In bacterium, the genomic stretch AAATGTCGCTCGAAGCGTACCACATCATCCAGCAGGACATCATCAAGGCCCTAAAGGAACACAAGCGTCGTGCGCTGGAATACGTGTCGTAGATCAATAGGGGAATCTGCGATTCACGTGAGGCCCGAACCGGGCCTCACTTTTTTATATGGGCGCAGCAGTGGAACCCTTTTTTTCTTTCCATGGCCGAACCGGCCTCGGCCTGTTCCTCCAGGAACCGGCGGATATCATCCTTCTTCGGCAGCTCGACCTGGTATTTGGAGACAAAGAGGCGGTTGTCCATTCCGGCCAGCGCGTACTCGACCAGCGCGTGATTTTTTTGCGTGCAGAGCAGGATGCCCACAGGCGGGTTATCGCCCGCAGCAGTCTCATGTGCCCGGAACCAGCTAACGTAGGTATTGAGCTGACCCAAATACTCATGTTTGAAGTCGTCCATCTTGAGCTCGATGAGCACATGGCACTTGAGGATGCGGTGGTAGAAGACGAGGTCCACGAAGAAGTGCTCGCCGCCGATCAGCACCCGCTTCTGGCGTGCCTCGAAGCAGAAGCCTTGGCCAAGCTCGAGCAGGAACTCCTGCAGTTTGTCCATGAGCGAATCCTCGAGAACGGATTCGCCCATGACTTCCTTCGCCTTGATGCCCAGAAATTCGAAGACATAGGGATCCCGAACGGCATGCGCAGGTTCAACCGGCACAGCCTTGCGCCGCACCATATGCGCGAGCTTCTTCTTGTTCTTCGAAAGGCCCAGCCGCTCGTAGTAGAGGCTTGCGATCTGACGCTTGAGCTCGCGGACAGACCAGTTTCCGCGAATGCATTCTGTCTCGTAGAAAGCGCGTTTGAGGGGATCGTCAATTTTGATCAGTTCGACGAAATGGGTGAAGGAGAGCGCTTCCAGCATCAGTTCTGCAGAAAAACCCGAATGAGTCTGCCGTACAGACACCGGACAGGCAGCCGAGGCCGGCAAAACGGAAATCAGCGATTTCCGGATTGTCATGGCCCCTGACCCGGAAATCAGCGATTTCCCGATCTGCGGATAATCCTCATAGAGCTGGCGGCAGAGGCGCAGGTAGCGCTCTGTGTAGCACCGATCGAGCTCACGATCGAGCCGCATCGCAAGCTTTTCGAGGAGATGCGCTCCGTAACGCGCACGATCCTCACCCATCCGCTCGTATTCCTGAATGTACCTCCCTACGAACCAGTTCCGAAGCGTAAGGCCGACATTGACCGCTTTTGCAGTCTGGGACGCCAGCTGCCGATGGATCTGGACGATAGCCGTAACAAGGCCGCTGAAATCCCTAAGCCTTGTGGCGATTTGATTCCGAGGCATACACGGTCAAACAGCAACTCCTGTGCCAACTTACGGTTTAAAACAACTTGTTGATTATTAAGGAAAAGAAATTACAGCCGCAGTGAGCAGGTGCTGCGTTTCGCAGCAGTGGCGCCGAAAACGCTGCACCTCTTCGAACCTGTCATTTAACGCTCCGTACCGAAGCAGGTTCGTAACGGATTGTACAATGCTTAGGGGGTTATTGACTCATGACCGATCTCGCGTAGCGCATGGTCAGCCCATTTACGCACGATGGGATTACCGTCCTTCGACAGCTCCATCAGCACTGGAACCGCCTCAGGGCCGGCATGACAGCAGACATCATTGAGTTCATCGATGGCATCCCAGTAACTCATGACAAGGCCGCGATCAGCAAAGTCCAGGAAGGCCAGGCCGGTCCTGTCATAGAATATGTCTTCCAAACTGATCTTCATCTTCCTGAACTGGATTTCCCTCTCCTTCAACAGTCTGATCAGCGCCTTGATCAGCTCAGTGACGACACCGGGTGTCAGAGGACTCATGTCGCCCAGCACCTCGGCGGCGCGCATGCGAACCCACCAATTCTTGTCCACCTTCAATGTCCTCATCAGCGTCGGCACCACTTCCTCTGTCGCGGGGCCGATCTTGCCCAATGAACCTATGATGTCACTACGAACAGAGCGATCACCCTCTCTCTTCAGCCTCTTTATAAGAGCAGGCACAATCTTCTCCGGCATGGCATGGCCGATATCGCCCAATGCTATCGCAGCGTAGGCGCGCAACTTCGAATCATTGTGCCCGAGCGCCTCGATCAGGGTATCAACCACCTCCGGCGTCGCAATGCCGAGTCCGCCCAGCGCCTGGGCAGCCTCACATTTACAGTCTCTTCCAGCATCCGTGTCTATAGGTATGACAGGCCAGTCTCTTTCCATGGCCTCTATCATCGCTGACGTCTCTTTTTCCTTTGCCCCACTGCTGAGATCGGGCTGGTTACGGCCATATGAAAATGCATTTGCCACCCACTGGCACAACCAGGCATCGTTGACTTCGAGCGCTGCAATCAGTGCAAAGACCGCTGGATCATCCAGTCCGACCTTTCCCAGTGCATCGGCAGTCCACTCCCGGACATCACGGTTCTCGTCCTGAAGGGCCACTACAAGCGCGGGGCGCGCATCTCTTGCCAGAGAACCCATCTCGCCCAACGCCTGGACCGTTTTCACTCGTATGGCGGGATCTGAATTGCCGAGATAATCGGGACCGATGAGGTTCTTGACCCTGGCGTGCAGGGCCCTTGCACCATCTTCGCCTGAAAGCGAAGACCTGAACTCCTCCGCTTCCGGAAACGCGTCCTCAAGCACGTAAGCGTCATCTTCCACTACCCCGATATATCGCGTTTTGCCCCGGCCGGTCAGCACGTTTCCATCGCCTTGGAGCAAACGACTCAAGCATGCGCAACTATCAGACGGACCCTGGAACAGTTCTCTGCACTCCTCCTGGGTCAGCTCATCGAGGTCTGCGTACGCTTCGATGATGCGATCAGCCAACTTGGCATTCAATTCGATCATGTTTCAACCCTTCGATTTTTTAATACGATAGACAACAGATACATTTATATTATCGTCAGATCATCGATTTTGTTGCTCGTAAAATACAGTCAAAAAAAGTAGTGATTATTCATACATTACAAAGGGTTATAAAGGCAGAGGTAGGAGCGGAGCCTGGAGGCACAGCTGAATTTATTTTTTGAGCGTAAGTCCCAGTTCGTCCAGCTGCGCTTGGGAGATTTCATTTGGCGCGTCGGACATGAGGTCCGAGGCCGAGGCGGTCTTGGGGAACGCGATCACGTCGCGGATGGAGTCGGTGCCGGCAAGCAGCATGACGAGCCTGTCCAGCCCGAGCGCCAGACCGCCGTGCGGCGGCGCGCCGAACGAGAGCGCCTCAAGCAGGAAGCCGAACTTCTGCCTCGCCTCCTCCTCCTTGATGCCGAGCACGTTGAATATCTTCGACTGCAGCGCGCTGTCGTGGATCCTGATCGAGCCCCCGCCGACCTCTGAGCCGTTGACCACGATGTCATAGGCAAGCGAGCGCGCCTTGCCGGGCTCCGTGTCGAGGAGCCCGATGTCTTCCGGATGCGGCGCAGTGAACGGGTGATGCACGGCCACGTGCCTGTGCTCGTCGCCGTTCCACTCCAACAGCGGGAAGTCCACGACCCAGAATATATCGAGTTTCGTCTCGTCCAGGATCTTGAGTTTGCGGCCGAGGGCTAGCCTCACCGCGCCGAGCGCCATGCAGGCAGAATCGCGATGCTCGCCGGCCACCATGAAGAGCGTCTCGCCGTCCTTGAGGCCGGAAGCTGCGGCAACCGCGGCCTTCTCCTGGTCGGAGAGAAACTTGGCCACAGTGCCTGTCCACGCGCTGCCCGCGAGCTTCATCCACGCGAGCCCCCGGGCGCCGTGCGCCTTTGCCACGCCCTCCAGCTCGTCTATGTCCTTGCGCGAGATCTCGTGCTTTCCTGCGTTCAAACCCCGCACCGTGCCGCCGCTCTCCACGATGGAGGCGAACGCCTTGAATCCCGCGCCGCGAAACGCCGCGGTGAGATCGCAGAGCTCCATCGGCATCCTGCGGTCAGGCCTGTCGCTCCCGTATACCGTGATCGCGCGCTCGTACGTCATCCTCTCAAGCGGAAGTTTCACCTTCCAGCCGCGCACCTCGCTGAAAACTGCGGCCATGAGCCCTTCCATCGTGGATAGGATCATGTCGCGGTCGATGAAGCTGGCCTCCACATCCACCTGCGTGAACTCGGGTTGACGGTCGGCCCTCAAATCCTCGTCGCGGAAGCACTTCACGATCTGGAAGTAGCGATCGCAGCCCGCCACCATGAGAAGCTGCTTGAATATCTGGGGGCTCTGCGGCAGCGCGTAGAATTTGCCTGCGTGGATGCGCGAGGGCACGAGGTAATCGCGCGCGCCCTCGGGCGTGCTCTTCGTGAGACAGGGGGTCTCTATCTCCATGAAGCCCTGCTCAGACATGTAGCGACGGATTGCCTGCGCGGTCTTGTGGCGGAGCGCCAAAATCTGCTGCAGCCTCGGCCTCCGCAAATCCAGGTAGCGATATTTGAGCCTCGTGTCCTCGGATGCGTCCGTGCCGTCCTCCACGAGGAACGGCGGCGTGGCTGCGGGATTGAGGATGACGAGCGACTCCACGTTCACCTCGATCTCGCCTGTCACCATGTCGCGATTGGCCTGACCCTCTGGCCGCTTCGTCACGCTGCCCTCGATCTCGATAACGAACTCGTAGCGCAGACCCTCGGCCGCCTTGACCGCATCGGCCGGCGCTGTCTTGGGATTGATGACGACCTGTGTGACGCCGAACCTGTCGCGAAGGCCCACGAATACCAGCCCGCCCAGGTCGCGCCTGCCGCCGACCCATCCCTGGAGCACGACCTTCTTTCCCTCGTCAGAGGCCCTGAGTTCACCGCATGTGTGAGTGCGTCTTCTCATATCGGATCCTATTCGTTCACCCTTATGAAATGCCTCGGCAGCTCGGAGAGCTTCACGTTTTTCTGCTCGCCGCTCTTCATCTCCTTGACCGTCACCTCGCCCCTCGCCACCTCGTCGTCGCCCACTATCACCACGGCGCAGGCGCCCTTCTTGTCCGCTCGGCGCATCTGGGATTTGAGCGAGCGCGCGGAATAGTCCCACTCGACCCTGACCCCTGCGCGCCTTAAGTCCTGCATCACGGGCAGCATCTTCTCCCGCGCCGCCTCCCCCAGCATTGCGAAGAATATTGGCGGAGATTTTACCTCTTCACCGTGCTCCTTGAGCAGGAGTATGAGCCTCTCCACGCCAAGCGCGCATCCGACCCCGGCCACGTCCGGGGGGCCGCCCAACGCGCGGACCAGCCCGTCGTAGCGGCCGCCGGCCGCCACCGCGCTCTGCGCGCCGAGCTTGTCCGTGGTGAACTCGAACGCGGTGCGCATGTAGTAGTCGAGCCCTCGGACTATGCGCGGGTTCTCCTTGTAATCGAGCTTGAGGAGTTTGAGTTCGCGCTTCACCTCGTCAAAGTGTGTGACGCATTCCGCGCACCAGAAGTCCGGAAGGACTGGCGCCTTTGCCATGAGATGCCTGCACGATTCGTTCTTGCAGTCGAGCGCACGCATGGGATTGCGCTCTATGCGGCGTATGCAATCCGCGCATACGGCGCTCTTGTGCTTGTGAAGATAATCCAGCAGCGCCTTGTCATAGGCCGGCCTGCAAGCAGGACAGCCGAGCGAATTTATCTCGAGCGTGATCGACGGGGCATTCACCTCGGCGAGGAACTGCGAGAACATCGCGATGACCTCTGCGTCTGCGAGCGGACCTTTCACGCCCAGGAGTTCCACGCCTATCTGGTGGAACTGGCGCTGCCTGCCCTTCTGGGGCCTCTCCCTTCGGAACATGGGGCCCATGTAGTAGTAGCCGGCCACGGGATCCGAGGCAGCGGCGCCGGAATCGATGTAGGCCCGAACCACCGAGGCCGTGCCCTCGGGGCGGAGCGTTATCGAGTCGCCGCCCTGGTCCTCGAACGAGTACATCTCCTTCTCCACGATCGAAGTGGTCTCGCCCACGCCGCGACGGAAGAGTTCCGTAGGCTCGGCTATCGGCGTGCGGATCTCGTCATACCCATAGTTCTCGAAGATGCGCCTGGCCGCGGACTCGACGTGCTGCCAAAGCCTGGAATCAGGGGGGAGGATATCGCTCATCCCCTTGATGGCTTGGAACTTTTTGGGCGCATGACTCATATGATGGATGACGATTATAAGAAGCAAAAGGGGCGTGTCAACGTAAATACCTTGATATCAAAGGGAAAAACCAATACAATCTGGGGGATGCCAAAAATCCGGATCATCTGCCTTGTAATAATCTCAGCCCTGACGGCAGGCTGCTATAACCCATTCAGCAACATCTGGGACATGTTCGGTGGAGGGGGGAGCGAAAGCGAAGCCGACGAGAGGCCCTCTTTCCTGCCGACGCGCGTCGAAAACCCGACCGAAAAGCTCCTCCTGGCGGTGGGCGGCGTGGCTGAGGGCCGCGACGAGATCATCATATACGACTCGAACGACCAGCCGAGGGACCTCACCGGCTCGACCCTCGTATGCCTCTCCGACTCCGACATAGTGAAGGTGCTGCCCAGGCCCGGTTTCGACACCGAGGCAGCGGGCAGCGGCGTTCGCATCGTGCCCGTCTCCGCGGGCGTGGCCGCGATCACATGCACGCTCAACAGCGAAGCCCTGGGAAGCACCTACGAGGTAACGGTGCCGCCGCAATCGCTGGTTCAGATACTGTTCGCGGAGGCCAGGGGCGTGATGACGGAAGAGGACAGCAGAAGCCCCACGGCCGAGGCGCTGGGCTCCGTGATCAGAAACCGGATATGGTTCACCAACTCCAAAGACAATCTGGAACTCTTCGGCGTGGATCCCGACGACTACGACGCAGATCCCCCTGAATCGTATTACGATTCGATCATCATGGCCGAGGGCCAGTTCGCGCCGACCGATCCGGCCGATTCGAATCACGACGCGTTCCTCGATGCGGAGCAGAGGATATTCCTGGAGGGGGACGACGTCATCGCCTACGACCAGGCGGTGCTCACCGCGGGCGGGATATTCAACGGAGACATCGAAGACAATACGAC encodes the following:
- a CDS encoding PDDEXK nuclease domain-containing protein, producing the protein MPRNQIATRLRDFSGLVTAIVQIHRQLASQTAKAVNVGLTLRNWFVGRYIQEYERMGEDRARYGAHLLEKLAMRLDRELDRCYTERYLRLCRQLYEDYPQIGKSLISGSGAMTIRKSLISVLPASAACPVSVRQTHSGFSAELMLEALSFTHFVELIKIDDPLKRAFYETECIRGNWSVRELKRQIASLYYERLGLSKNKKKLAHMVRRKAVPVEPAHAVRDPYVFEFLGIKAKEVMGESVLEDSLMDKLQEFLLELGQGFCFEARQKRVLIGGEHFFVDLVFYHRILKCHVLIELKMDDFKHEYLGQLNTYVSWFRAHETAAGDNPPVGILLCTQKNHALVEYALAGMDNRLFVSKYQVELPKKDDIRRFLEEQAEAGSAMERKKGFHCCAHIKK
- a CDS encoding HEAT repeat domain-containing protein, coding for MIELNAKLADRIIEAYADLDELTQEECRELFQGPSDSCACLSRLLQGDGNVLTGRGKTRYIGVVEDDAYVLEDAFPEAEEFRSSLSGEDGARALHARVKNLIGPDYLGNSDPAIRVKTVQALGEMGSLARDARPALVVALQDENRDVREWTADALGKVGLDDPAVFALIAALEVNDAWLCQWVANAFSYGRNQPDLSSGAKEKETSAMIEAMERDWPVIPIDTDAGRDCKCEAAQALGGLGIATPEVVDTLIEALGHNDSKLRAYAAIALGDIGHAMPEKIVPALIKRLKREGDRSVRSDIIGSLGKIGPATEEVVPTLMRTLKVDKNWWVRMRAAEVLGDMSPLTPGVVTELIKALIRLLKEREIQFRKMKISLEDIFYDRTGLAFLDFADRGLVMSYWDAIDELNDVCCHAGPEAVPVLMELSKDGNPIVRKWADHALREIGHESITP
- the aspS gene encoding aspartate--tRNA ligase; this encodes MRRRTHTCGELRASDEGKKVVLQGWVGGRRDLGGLVFVGLRDRFGVTQVVINPKTAPADAVKAAEGLRYEFVIEIEGSVTKRPEGQANRDMVTGEIEVNVESLVILNPAATPPFLVEDGTDASEDTRLKYRYLDLRRPRLQQILALRHKTAQAIRRYMSEQGFMEIETPCLTKSTPEGARDYLVPSRIHAGKFYALPQSPQIFKQLLMVAGCDRYFQIVKCFRDEDLRADRQPEFTQVDVEASFIDRDMILSTMEGLMAAVFSEVRGWKVKLPLERMTYERAITVYGSDRPDRRMPMELCDLTAAFRGAGFKAFASIVESGGTVRGLNAGKHEISRKDIDELEGVAKAHGARGLAWMKLAGSAWTGTVAKFLSDQEKAAVAAASGLKDGETLFMVAGEHRDSACMALGAVRLALGRKLKILDETKLDIFWVVDFPLLEWNGDEHRHVAVHHPFTAPHPEDIGLLDTEPGKARSLAYDIVVNGSEVGGGSIRIHDSALQSKIFNVLGIKEEEARQKFGFLLEALSFGAPPHGGLALGLDRLVMLLAGTDSIRDVIAFPKTASASDLMSDAPNEISQAQLDELGLTLKK
- the hisS gene encoding histidine--tRNA ligase — translated: MSHAPKKFQAIKGMSDILPPDSRLWQHVESAARRIFENYGYDEIRTPIAEPTELFRRGVGETTSIVEKEMYSFEDQGGDSITLRPEGTASVVRAYIDSGAAASDPVAGYYYMGPMFRRERPQKGRQRQFHQIGVELLGVKGPLADAEVIAMFSQFLAEVNAPSITLEINSLGCPACRPAYDKALLDYLHKHKSAVCADCIRRIERNPMRALDCKNESCRHLMAKAPVLPDFWCAECVTHFDEVKRELKLLKLDYKENPRIVRGLDYYMRTAFEFTTDKLGAQSAVAAGGRYDGLVRALGGPPDVAGVGCALGVERLILLLKEHGEEVKSPPIFFAMLGEAAREKMLPVMQDLRRAGVRVEWDYSARSLKSQMRRADKKGACAVVIVGDDEVARGEVTVKEMKSGEQKNVKLSELPRHFIRVNE